A genomic stretch from Microcebus murinus isolate Inina chromosome 11, M.murinus_Inina_mat1.0, whole genome shotgun sequence includes:
- the POLR3G gene encoding DNA-directed RNA polymerase III subunit RPC7 translates to MAGNKGRGRAAYTFNIEAVGFSRGDKLPDVVLKPPPLFPDTDYKPVPLKTGESEDYVLALKQELRETMKRMPYFIETPEEKQDIERYSKRYMKVYKEEWIPDWRRLPRELMPRKKCKKAGPKSIQAKDTGKGTPLTNTADVLKKIEELERRGDGEKSDEENEEKEGSKEKSKEGDDDDDDDAAEQEDYDEEEQEEENDYINSYFEDGDDFGADSDDNMDEATY, encoded by the exons ATGGCTGGGAATAAAGGAAGAGGACGTGCTGCTTATACCTTCAATATTGAGGCCGTTGGATTTAGCAGAGGAGATAAATTACCTGATGTAGTATTGAAACCACCCCCACTGTTTCCT GATACAGATTATAAGCCAGTGCCACTGAAAACAGGAGAAAGTGAAGATTATGTACTTGCCTTGAAACAGGAGTTGagagaaacaatgaaaagaatgCCTTATTTTATTGAAACACCAGAAGAAAAACAAG atattgaAAGGTATAGTAAAAGATATATGAAGGTCTACAAAGAAGAATGGATACCAG ATTGGAGAAGACTTCCAAGAGAGTTGATGCcaaggaaaaaatgcaaaaaag CAGGCCCAAAATCCATACAGGCAAAAGATACAGGCAAAGGCACTCCTCTCACTAACACTGCAGATGTGTTGAAAAAAATCGAG GAATTGGAAAGGCGAGGTGATGGTGaaaaatcagatgaagaaaatgaagagaaagaaggaagcaaagagaaaagtaaagaaggtgatgacgatgatgatgatgatgctgcAGAACAGGAGGACTATGATGAAGAAGAGCAAGAGGAG GAAAATGACTACATTAACTCATACTTTGAAGATGGAGATGATTTTGGCGCAGACAGtgatgacaacatggatgaagcaaCCTATTAG